The Pontibacter sp. SGAir0037 DNA segment GTTTTGCCTTTTACACGTGCCCACATCAAGCGTCCTTTTTCTGTGCCATCGGTTCCGGCACCAGATACATAGCAAAAAGTCATTTCGGGATTCAGCTTTGCCAGCGTCTCCGCTACATGCATGGTCAGGTCGTAGGTAACGCGGTGGTAGTCTTTCTCATTCATCCCGATGGAGGACGTGCCGAGGCAGAAAAAGCAGGCATTGTAGGGCTGTAGCTGAGTTTCTATAGCCGAGAGGTTGTAAAAGTTATGGTGAATGATTTCCTTTAGTTTAGGGTGTGTGATACCGCAGGGCCTTCTGTTGATTACCAGCACCTGTTCTACATCGGGGTGATGCAGGCATTCATGTAATACACCTTCGCCCACCATACCAGTGGCTCCCGTTATAATGGCTGTTATTTTCATGTGTTATGGATGAATGTTCAGGAGTAAATGCTGTTCAGCAGGTATAAAAACTATGAAGGAGAGCGGTGGATGATACCAGGCATTGTCTTTAAAGAGAAAGGGTTTGATCAGAACCAAACCCTTTCTCTTTAACTATTTTTTGCTTGCGGAGTCAACGATGGCCTGGTAAACCAGTTTCCGGAATTCATTGCCCAGGCCGCCGTGGCTGTTCGGGTACTTTTGCGTGTACAACAGCGCTACTATACCTTCTTTGGGATCTACCCAGTAAGTAGTTCCGAAGATGCCTCCCCAGTCGAATGAGCCAACGGAAACAGGCGAATTCGCTGCACCTTTCTCTGTGGCAATGCCAAAGCCAAGTCCGAATTTACTGTCGCCGTTATTGATTTCTCCAATCTGGTTGGTAGTCATCAGTCGGACAGTACTTTCTTTTAGAATACGACGGCCATTGTATTCACCGCCGTTTAGGAGCATCTGCAGGAAAATGGCATAATCGTAGATGGTAGAAGATAAGCCGGCACCACCTGAGTAATACATACCTTTAGCCTTCGGATAGTCCGGCGTTAACCCGCCTTGTGCAGGCATCGGTACAGTTTCTTTGTTCTGGTTTTCGGTGTATAATTTTACCAAACGCTCCTGCTTTTCCACAGGCAGATAAAACCAGGTGTCGTTCATATTTAAAGGCCCGAAAATACGGTTCCTGAAGAAAGTATCGAGCGATTGTTTCGACACCACTTCTATCAGGTAGCCTAGCACATCCGTGTTCAGTCCGTAAGTAAACCGTGCTCCGGGCTGGTGTACGAGGGGTAGCTTTCCAAGTGCTGTAATAGATTTGCCTAAGTTTCCCATCGGGGTGCCAATGCCACTCGGGATGTTATTTTTAGCGTAGATGGCTACAATCTCTTTACTCCCAATGGACGCATAGCCGATACCTGAGGTATGGGTAAGCAAATCTTTAATGGTGATCTCACGCTTAGCCGGTATTGTGGTGTAGCTTGAGTCCTGTGCATTAAACTTTTCCAGCACCTGTGGGTTCTTAAAGCTGGGTATGTACTTCGAAATCGGATCTTCAAGTTTCAGCTTCCCTTCGTCATACAACATCATAACTCCCACGCTGGTGATAGCTTTTGTTTGCGAAGCTATCCGGAAAATATCGTCGCGCTGAAGTTGCGACCGGGCCTCTGCATCGTCGTAGCCTGCTGCCTTGTAGTATACTATTTTACCATTGCGGGCAATCAGGCCAATAGCGCCTGGTATGTATCCTTTATCAACATACTCCTGCATAGCACGATCGATATTTTGCAGGCGTTCACCACTCATACCAACCGTTTCAGGTTTCGCCTCTTTTAAGGTAGCAGTGGCGGTTTTAGTGGCTGTCTGGGCAAAGGTACTTACACTAAGGACCAGGCAGAGCCAAAGCAGATTCAGTTTTCTGTGAAGCATATAGTTGCTATGTTTATATCCTAAGAAAGGTAGTAATTAATTACTTTTTTTCAATACTTAATGCTGTACTATAGAGGTTGAAAAAATAGTTTGGCTGCACTGTCATATTTTAGCGGCTCTGGTAACTAATCTGATAAAGTGTCTAAAAGGCCGCTTAAAACCACATGCAGCAAGAACTGGAAACAAGATTCCTGAACATATTAGATTCTGACAAAGAGAGGATCTTCCGCATTTGCCGGACCTATGCCAGTGATGCCGATGATGCACATGATATTTTTCAGGAAGTTGTGTTGCAAATCTGGAAAGCCCTGCCTGATTTCAAAGGACTGGCTGATGTTCGCACCTGGGTGTATCGCATTACATTAAATGTATGCTTGCGAAGCAACTATAAGTTACAAAAAAGGAAAAAAAAGCATGTGCAGTTTGATAGCGTTACGCTGGAGAATGTAGAGGATCCACTGCCGGATATGCCGGGGCAGGAAGCAGCTTTTGCAGCCCTTTATGCCTGTATACAGCAACTTAATGAAACAGACAGATCTATCGTGCTGCTATTCCTGGAGGATTTACCTTACAAAGAAATAGCTGCTATTACCGGCCTGACAGAGAACCATGTATCCGTGAAGATCAAACGGATCAAAATCAAATTATCAACCTGTATAAAACAAATATGCGATGTTAGATGATGAATTAAAAAGATTGTGGCAGCAAGCGAGCCATGAAGAAGTGGTAAGGTATAATAAAACCAGGTTGTTAGATGATCTGAACAAAGAGCTGAAACGAATGGAGAAAGGCTTGAGAAACCGGGACATAAGGGAAGTTGTGGCTGCAATTGCCATTGTGCCGGCTTTCGGGTTTATAGCTTATGTTAAGGGCGATATATTTTTAATTATTGGAGCCATACTGTTAGTACTAACCTGCCTGCTTATTATTTATAGCTTAAACCGAGCAAGAAAATATGAGCCAAAAGGCTTGGACACTTCCTTGAGGGATTATCTGCAACAGCAGAAAACATTTGTTGACCAGCAGGCAAAGCTGCTTCAGAATGTACTGTATTGGTATATACTACCTTTATTTGTGAGTATGCTTTTTATTGTAAGAGGGTTGTCGCATGAAATATCAGCTTATGCTATTATGGTTTTTCTGGCTATCGGGCTTTACTACCTGAACCGGGAAGCATTAAAAAAAGACCTTGTGCCGCTACAGGAAAAGTTAAAGGCTGCTTTAGAGGAGTTGGAGGAGTAATAAAACTAAGCTCTCTTGGCTACCTGCTGCTTCGTCATGCTAACCATATATACCCCTGCAAAAATGAGCAGGGCGTACAGTGCTTTCTGTAGCGTAAACGAATCCTTGCCAAACCCGACAGCAATTAAAATAGCCAACACGGGTTGCAGGTAAATGTAAATAGCAACTAAGGTAGGGTTTGCATACTTCAAGGCCCAGGTGTTAAGCAGGTACGTAATAATAGTTACCCCAATAATCATAAAAGCAATGGCGAGCCAGATTGTAAGCGGAAAGGCACTATAATCGGGGGCCAATAACTGGTTAAGTCCGAAGGGTACAACTATAACTGCTCCTACAGCAAAAATACGACTCACCACCGTTACCGCTTTATACTTGGCCATCAGCGGTTTTACCAGCACCAGGTATAAGCCAAAACTGGTGGCGTTTAAAATGATCAGCACATCGCCGAGCCAGTTGCCGGTGCCGGAGGCCGTATGGGAACTGCTGATCAGCAACAGGGCGCCCAGGCAGGCTACCACAATGCCTGTAATTTTTTTCCAGCCTACCCGCTCTTTCAGGAGCAAAGCCGAGAACAGAAGCACCACCACAGGACTTATAACCATCAGCAAAGCAGCATTGATAGGGGCTGTTAGGTTTAGCCCGCCAAAAAAGCAAAGCTGATTAAACGCAATACCTGTAATACCACAGGCAACAGAGCGCAGGTTGTCAGCCCAACCTCTTATCTTTTCTTTGATCACCAACCTGGAGAAAACGCCGAAAAAGATAGCTGCAGACACCACGCGCAAAATTATAAGACCGTATGGCCCCACATAAGCGGGCATTACTTCTTTGGCTATACTATAGTTACTGCCGTAAATCAGGGCAACCAGAAAAAGCGCCGCATGCACCTGCACATTTTTATTCATGCGGCAAAGATAAATGCTTTTCTTTCCTTTCCGTATATAGCTCAGTTACGACGCTATATATGCACTTATGATAAACAAGTTACCGCTAACCGTCAGAAGATCCATTGAGATAATGGGCTTGTTCTTTTTAGGCTGGATTATTGTGCTGGCCAAGGACTTACTGGCACCTCTTTTAATGGCTTTTTTCCTGAGCATTATGCTGCTGCCACTTTACCGGTTTTTCCGTAGAAAGAGGTTTCCGGATGTGCTTTCCATAGCTGTCAGTTTGATGGCTTTGATAGTAGTAGTGGGCCTGATTGTATGGTTTTTCTCGTACCAGATAAGCAATCTGGTTTCTGACTTTCCTACCATTCAGGCAAATGTTACCAAGCACCTGCAATCGCTCAGTGTTTGGATAGAAAATATTACGCCATACTCTACCGAAGAACAGACCAGTTTTATAAGTGAGCAAAGTGGCAGGGTATTGGGCTATGCAGGCAATATGCTAAGTGGGGCAGCTTTGTCTATAACTAATATCTTTATTTTCCTGGGGCTGCTGCCAATCTATATCTTTCTGCTGCTTTTTTATAAAAACCTGTTGTTGCGTTTCGTTTTTTTCTGGTTTCCAAAGGACAGCCATAAAAAAGTAGAGGATGCTATGCGGGAGATGGAAGTGATCATTAAGAGTTATCTCTTTGGCTTGCTAATACAGGTTAGCTACATGACGGTTTTAGTGGGGGGCACCCTGATGATCATTGGTATTAAGCACGCACTGCTCATAGGGGTGATTTTTGCTTTTCTGAACCTGATTCCATACGTTGGCGCCTTGCTGGGGAATATCATAGGTGTATTGTTAACGCTTGCCTCTTCGTCAGAATTATGGCCCATAATTACAGTACTGGGCGTAATTGCTGGTGCGCAGTTCCTGGATAACAATATTCTGATGCCGCGTATAGTAGGCTCTAAAGTTAAAATTAATGCCCTGGCAACCATTGTGGGAGTAATAGTGGGTGGAGAAATAGCCGGTATTATTGGTATGTTCCTGTCGCTGCCGCTTATTGCCGTATTCAAGATTATTTTCGACCGCACCGAAAACTTTAAGCAATGGGGAGTGCTGTTTGGAGACGAAAAACCAGCAGTGAGTCCTATGCAGGAGCCGGCTCTGAGAAATGACGATGATCAGGTAAAGCGGCAACTGGAGCGGGAGAATGATATAGAGCCCACCGGTGAGCAGTAGGCTATGTATTGGAGGTGCTACCGCTTGCAGCATGATTTCTGTCTTATCTCTTTCCTCTCAAATTCGTAGCTTTGCCTTTACCTGACGATTAACAGGAAGAGCTATGGAATTAATGAATCATCCGAATATACCGCTGGCCGAGCGCATGCGGCCACATAACCTGGACCAGTATTACGGACAAAAGCATTTGGTAGGACCAACAGGTATTTTGCGCCGCTACATAGAAGGCGGTGTAATTCCTTCTATGATCTTATGGGGGCCTCCGGGCGTTGGAAAAACTACGTTGGCCAACATTATTGCCAATCAGATGAAGGTGCCTTTTGTTGCACTTAGCGCCATTAATTCTGGTGTGAAAGACATTCGGGAGGTGATAGACCAGGCAAAAAAGCGGCAAGGCACTGTCCTCTTTATAGATGAAATTCACCGCTTTAACAAATCGCAGCAGGATGCCCTTTTAGGAGCTGTGGAAAAGGGAACAGTAACCCTGGTGGGTGCAACCACCGAAAATCCGTCTTTTGAAGTGATATCGGCCCTTTTATCGCGCTGCCAGGTATATATACTCAAGCACCTGAACAAAGATGAGCTGATAGAACTGGTAGATAAAGCCCTGGCAGAAGATGAGTGGATGCGAAAACGTAATGTGCGCGTGCAGGAATACGAGGCACTTTTAACGATATCAGGCGGTGATGCCCGTAAGCTGCTGAACCTGCTCGAAATTGTGGCAGAAGGAGTGAAGGGCAATGAAGTAGTGGTGACAAACGAGTTGGTACAGCAGGTGGCCCAGCAGAACATCGTGATGTACGATAAATCAGGTGAAATGCACTACGACCTGGTTTCGGCTTACATTAAATCGATTCGCGGCTCCGATCCGAATGCGGCCGTTTACTGGCTGGCGCGTATGATTGAAGGTGGCGAAGATCCTAAATTTATAGCGCGGCGAATGCTTATTGCTGCTTCTGAAGATATTGGGCTGGCTAATTCCAATGCCTTGCTGATGGCCACTTCCTGCTTTCAGGCGGTGCAGATGATTGGTTACCCGGAGGCAGAAATCATTCTTTCGCAGGCAACCGTATACCTGGCTACTTCGCCTAAAAGCAATGCCTCATACAAAGCCATAAAGAATGCGCGGGCCCTGGTGCAGCAAACAGGCAACCTGCCAGTGCCTTTGCACATACGCAATGCACCAACCAAGCTCATGAAAGAGATTGGCTACGGGAACAACTATAAATATGCCCACGACTACGAAGGCAATTTTGTGCAGCAAGACTTTATGCCTGAGGGCCTGCGAAACACTATTCTTTACAACCCAGGCCAGAACGCCCGAGAAAACGACATGCGCAAGCAACTAAAAGGGCAGTGGGGCGAGAAGTATAAGTATTGAGAGCTAGAGGGGTAAGTAAATGTGAAGATTTGGAAATTTGAAGATGTGGTAATTCTGAATAATAGATATGTTGCTGGTTAATCTTATCATTACCGAATTTACACGTTTTCGAATCTTTAAATCTCTAAATCTGCTTCTGTCTATAAAAAGGCTTGGTTGGTCGAGTAGTGGGCGAACAGTGGTAAAAGTATTGAACTATAAGTGCTAATTTTGCTTATTGTATATACAGGAGTATATTGGCTCCTGATTGAAAACTAATTCTACAAACGCAACATCTATATGTTAAACTTTCTGAAATATGTGTTGGCCACCATCCTGGGCCTGCTCATATTCTCCTTCATTACTGTCCTGATCCTGGTTGGTATAGCTGCCAGCACTGCCTCTAAAAGCGAGGTAGAAGTTACTTCAAATTCTGTTTTAGAGCTAAAGCTGGATAAAAACATTGCAGAGCGTGCAGAAGAAAATCCGTTTGGAGAGCTCGGGCTTGCCTTTGGCATGATCTCCAGCAGCGACGGACTGGATCAGATTAAAGCGGCAATACGAAATGCAAAAGCTGATGAAAACATTGAGGGTATTTTCCTGAACCTCGGCTATCTGGATGCCGGAATGGGCAAGCTGGAGGAGATCAGGGATGAACTGATTAAATTTAAAGAGTCAGGCAAATTTATTGTTTCCTACAGCGATATTGCCTCAGAGAAAGCCTATTACCTGTCATCGGTGTCCGATAAGATTTATGTGAGCCCCATGGGTAGCCTGGAGTTTAATGGCATGCATTCTGAAGTTTATTTCTTCAAAGGGCTTATGGAAAAGCTTGACATCAAGGCGAATGTGTTTAAGGTCGGGGAGTTTAAAAGCGCTGTAGAACCGTTCCTGCTCGACAAGATGAGTGAGGCAAACCGCACACAGGTAAACTCTTTCCTGAACTCAATCAACGATTACCAACTGCGTAGAATAGCTGAAGCCCGTAACACGACCTACGAAGAGCTGAAAAATATTTCAGATAACTTCCTGGTACGTGAGCCGGAAGATGCGAAGCGTTTTGGGTTGATTACGGATGTGGGTTATTACGATGAGGC contains these protein-coding regions:
- a CDS encoding serine hydrolase is translated as MLHRKLNLLWLCLVLSVSTFAQTATKTATATLKEAKPETVGMSGERLQNIDRAMQEYVDKGYIPGAIGLIARNGKIVYYKAAGYDDAEARSQLQRDDIFRIASQTKAITSVGVMMLYDEGKLKLEDPISKYIPSFKNPQVLEKFNAQDSSYTTIPAKREITIKDLLTHTSGIGYASIGSKEIVAIYAKNNIPSGIGTPMGNLGKSITALGKLPLVHQPGARFTYGLNTDVLGYLIEVVSKQSLDTFFRNRIFGPLNMNDTWFYLPVEKQERLVKLYTENQNKETVPMPAQGGLTPDYPKAKGMYYSGGAGLSSTIYDYAIFLQMLLNGGEYNGRRILKESTVRLMTTNQIGEINNGDSKFGLGFGIATEKGAANSPVSVGSFDWGGIFGTTYWVDPKEGIVALLYTQKYPNSHGGLGNEFRKLVYQAIVDSASKK
- a CDS encoding RNA polymerase sigma factor; translation: MQQELETRFLNILDSDKERIFRICRTYASDADDAHDIFQEVVLQIWKALPDFKGLADVRTWVYRITLNVCLRSNYKLQKRKKKHVQFDSVTLENVEDPLPDMPGQEAAFAALYACIQQLNETDRSIVLLFLEDLPYKEIAAITGLTENHVSVKIKRIKIKLSTCIKQICDVR
- a CDS encoding replication-associated recombination protein A codes for the protein MNHPNIPLAERMRPHNLDQYYGQKHLVGPTGILRRYIEGGVIPSMILWGPPGVGKTTLANIIANQMKVPFVALSAINSGVKDIREVIDQAKKRQGTVLFIDEIHRFNKSQQDALLGAVEKGTVTLVGATTENPSFEVISALLSRCQVYILKHLNKDELIELVDKALAEDEWMRKRNVRVQEYEALLTISGGDARKLLNLLEIVAEGVKGNEVVVTNELVQQVAQQNIVMYDKSGEMHYDLVSAYIKSIRGSDPNAAVYWLARMIEGGEDPKFIARRMLIAASEDIGLANSNALLMATSCFQAVQMIGYPEAEIILSQATVYLATSPKSNASYKAIKNARALVQQTGNLPVPLHIRNAPTKLMKEIGYGNNYKYAHDYEGNFVQQDFMPEGLRNTILYNPGQNARENDMRKQLKGQWGEKYKY
- a CDS encoding DMT family transporter, translated to MNKNVQVHAALFLVALIYGSNYSIAKEVMPAYVGPYGLIILRVVSAAIFFGVFSRLVIKEKIRGWADNLRSVACGITGIAFNQLCFFGGLNLTAPINAALLMVISPVVVLLFSALLLKERVGWKKITGIVVACLGALLLISSSHTASGTGNWLGDVLIILNATSFGLYLVLVKPLMAKYKAVTVVSRIFAVGAVIVVPFGLNQLLAPDYSAFPLTIWLAIAFMIIGVTIITYLLNTWALKYANPTLVAIYIYLQPVLAILIAVGFGKDSFTLQKALYALLIFAGVYMVSMTKQQVAKRA
- a CDS encoding AI-2E family transporter, translated to MINKLPLTVRRSIEIMGLFFLGWIIVLAKDLLAPLLMAFFLSIMLLPLYRFFRRKRFPDVLSIAVSLMALIVVVGLIVWFFSYQISNLVSDFPTIQANVTKHLQSLSVWIENITPYSTEEQTSFISEQSGRVLGYAGNMLSGAALSITNIFIFLGLLPIYIFLLLFYKNLLLRFVFFWFPKDSHKKVEDAMREMEVIIKSYLFGLLIQVSYMTVLVGGTLMIIGIKHALLIGVIFAFLNLIPYVGALLGNIIGVLLTLASSSELWPIITVLGVIAGAQFLDNNILMPRIVGSKVKINALATIVGVIVGGEIAGIIGMFLSLPLIAVFKIIFDRTENFKQWGVLFGDEKPAVSPMQEPALRNDDDQVKRQLERENDIEPTGEQ
- a CDS encoding NAD-dependent epimerase/dehydratase family protein, with the protein product MKITAIITGATGMVGEGVLHECLHHPDVEQVLVINRRPCGITHPKLKEIIHHNFYNLSAIETQLQPYNACFFCLGTSSIGMNEKDYHRVTYDLTMHVAETLAKLNPEMTFCYVSGAGTDGTEKGRLMWARVKGKTENHLRQLPFRQVYAFRPGFMKPTQGLKNTWKFYFAINWLYSPLRALFPKYVSTLKELGLAMIQVVNNGYEKPVMEVQDIVIAAKRLYKKL